The DNA sequence AAAAAATATCAGGTAAACAGGCAAGATATTTTGGAGCATTTCTGCCATGGGACAAAAATAAGCTTATTATCGGGGCAAAAGGTTTACCTTTACACTTTTTTTAAAAAAGCAAAAAGCGAATGAAATGGCATGTTATTGTTAATCCTTCAGCCGGAGGAGGCAGAGGTGGGATGAAATGGCCAATCATCAGAGCAGAACTGATAAAAGAAGGGTTTGAGTTTGATTTTCAAATTTCAGAAAAGAAAGATCAAATCATCACCTTAAGCAAGGAAGCAGTCGAACAGGGTTCAAAAAAGTTAATAGTTGTCGGGGGAGATGGTTCTCTATTCGAAATGGTTAATGGTATTTATTTACAAAATAAAGTCAGCCCCAGCGATATTGTTATCGGGCAAATACCGGTAGGTACAGGCAACGATTGGGGAAAGATGTATGAAAACTCACTGGATTTCAGAAAATCCATCCAAATCATCAAGGAAGGCCGGACATTCAGGCAGGACTTAGGGACTATTTATTTTCCGGAAGAAAAGAAGCGTTACTATTTTGTCAACATTGCCGGTCTTGGTTTTGACGGTGCCGTGTTAAAGGAAGTCTGGAAACAGAAAGAAAAGGGAAGAAACGGAGCCATGATTTATTTACTGATGCTTGTAAAAAGCCTTTTTGGCTCTGGTTATCATAAGGTAACTTTAACATATTCAGGAACTAAGGAGGAACAAATTATTTTCAGCATGGCTGCAGGCATAGGCAGATACAATGGCAATGGCATGATGCAGCTTCCTTTTTCTCACCCTGCTGACGGAATGCTGGATGTAAGTATTATCAATAAAATCGGGAAGATTGAGGTAATACGGGAGGTGAAAAATCTTTTCAGTGGTACTTATGTAAAAAACAAACATGTCAGAATCAGGAGAACGGATAAAATCATCATCGAATCGGGGAAGAAAATACCTGTAGAGGCGGATGGTGAGTTTTTGGGATATTCTCCTGTTGAAATCGGTATTCTTCCTGCCGGTATCAGTTTTTTTGTAAATAAAACAGATTTTAGTATTGACCCTAAAATAAAGGATTATGCACCCGATATTGTTCAGATTTAAACTTCCGGAGTTTTTACAGGCATTGCTGCCCGGGAATGCTGAATATCTTACGATGTACACTTACGGCTTTTGTATTTCACTGGGAATC is a window from the Sphingobacteriales bacterium genome containing:
- a CDS encoding diacylglycerol kinase family lipid kinase, producing the protein MKWHVIVNPSAGGGRGGMKWPIIRAELIKEGFEFDFQISEKKDQIITLSKEAVEQGSKKLIVVGGDGSLFEMVNGIYLQNKVSPSDIVIGQIPVGTGNDWGKMYENSLDFRKSIQIIKEGRTFRQDLGTIYFPEEKKRYYFVNIAGLGFDGAVLKEVWKQKEKGRNGAMIYLLMLVKSLFGSGYHKVTLTYSGTKEEQIIFSMAAGIGRYNGNGMMQLPFSHPADGMLDVSIINKIGKIEVIREVKNLFSGTYVKNKHVRIRRTDKIIIESGKKIPVEADGEFLGYSPVEIGILPAGISFFVNKTDFSIDPKIKDYAPDIVQI